The genomic stretch CTATCAGATGCCGGGGACCGATGGGATCGGGCTATTAAAGGCGATCAGAGGATGGTCCGACTCCCTCCCCTTCATCCTCTTTACAGGGCGGGGACGGGAGGAGGTGGCGATCGAGGCCCTCAACAACGGGGCCGATTTCTATCTCCAGAAGGGCGGGGCCCCGGAGGCCCAGTTCACCGAACTTGCTCACAAGGTCAGGCAGGCGGTACTCCGGAGACGTGCAGAAACAAAATTCTCGCGTATCTTCAACCATGCCAGCGATCCCATCTTCATCCATGATATGGAGGGCCGTATCATCGAAGCAAACCAAAGGGCTCTGGACGTGTTCGGCTACTCCCACGACGAGATGATCGGAATGGATGTCCGGTCCATTCATCCGGAAGGAGATCGGCACCTCTCCGAAGAGGCATTCAGGAGGATCGGTGGCAACGAGCAGATCATATTTGAGATCAGGTGCATCGACAGAGAGGGCCAGACCTTTCCTGCCGAGATCTCCGCAAGCAGATTCGATCTCGGCGGCCGACAGGTGATCCAGGGGGTAGTCCACGACCTCTCCGAACGGCTGGAGAGCGAACAGACCTACCGGGAGATCTTCAACGCCACCGGAGAGGCGATCCTGGTGGCCGATCCGGAAACCGGGGAGTACATCGATGCAAACCGGAGTGCACGGGAGATGTTCGGCATGGGGGAGGGCAGGATTCACAATCTGCGCCTGGGCGACCTCAGCACAGGCACCCCCCCCTACGACCGTGAGGGCGTGATCGGTCTGGCAGAACGGGCACATGAGAAGGGGCCGCAGGTTGTGGTGTGGCACGTCCGCCAGAGGGACGGCACCCCCTTCTGGATCGAGGCGACATTCAGGGAGGCGAAACTCAACGGAAAACGGCGCGTCCTCTTTGTGGCGCGGGACATCAGCGACCGCCTGAGGGCGGATCGGGCGATGCGACTGGTGCAGTATGGCGTGGAACAGGGGCGTGACATCGCCTGCTGGCTGGACAGCACAGGACGCATCGTATATATCAACGAGGCAGCGTTCCGGTTGCTCAGGTATTCGCGAGAGGAACTGCTCGGGATGCACATCTGGGATATCGACCCGGAATTCACCCCTGAGGAGTGGGGGCGCCATCTCGCCTCCATCCAGAAGGGGGGATCTATCGCTGTCGACAGCAGTTTCCGTACCAGGCATGGTCTAATGATCCCGATGGAGATTACCTGCACTCACACCAGCTTCGAGGGTGAGGAAGGGTGTTTCTGCTTTGCACGCGACGTCACAGAACTGAAAGAGAGCGAGATCCGTCTTGTTCAGGTGAACAAAAAGCTGAACCTGCTCAGCAGCGTTACCCGCCACGATATTCTCAACACCCTGACCGTTCTCCATGGTTATCTCGAGATCATAGAGGACGAGACCGAAGAACCGGCGATTCTCAACTACCTGAAGAAGAGTGAGGAGGCGGCCGGGGCAATCAGGAACCAGATCGAATTCACCCGGACCTATCAGGACCTCGGGGTTCATGCTCCAGTCTGGCAGGGCCTCAGACCGCTGCTCACCCGCCTCCGGACCGACGGCGTCGCACTGCAGGTGGAATGCGGAGGGGTTGAGGTGTATGCAGACCCCCTCCTCAGGAAGGTCTTTGAGAACCTCATGGACAACAGCATCCGTCATGGGGGGCATGTGACAGAGGTCAGGGTCGGATGCCGGGATGAAGAGGGAACGCTCATCCTCACCTGGGAGGACAATGGCACCGGCATCCCGCCGGCAGAGAAAGAACGGATTTTTGCGCGCGGATACGGGCGGAACACCGGTCTCGGGCTGTACCTTGCCAGGGAAGTGCTCGGGATCACCGGATGCGGCATCATCGAGGAGGGTGAGGAGGGGCAGGGGGCGCGGTTCGTGATCAGCGTGCCGGCGGGAAGGCATCGGCGGGTGCGTGAACAGAATCCCCGACCGGGTTCCGGGGATCCCCTGACGCCGTTGTCCGGACCACACCGTTGAGCCGCGGTCACCAAAATAGTCAATCGAGAATCTTCATCCGCCCTGCGGACAACACCTGCGCAACGGCACAGGCACAGACTGAATAGTGCAGTATCGGATATTCACCCTTTTACGAACTCCTCGAAGAATTCAGCGAGGGAATCGCCATCTCTGATCAGGACGGGCGGATCATCTGGACAAACAGGCATCTTGAAGACCTCGCCGGCGCGCACCCCGGCAAGCATCACGGGTTCAGAAACAGTCGCCCTTCTCCTCCACCATGTTCTGCCGGTCGATAAAAACCCCGAAATCTTTGAGGGGGTAGTCAGGACCACCCTTCTCAATGGTCTGGCGGCCCGAGGCCTCCGGTGCCTGCTGCAACCGGATGGATCTGCCAGGATCGATTATTCCAGCCAGATCATGGAGAAAGGGCCATTTGCCGGACTGCAACCTAAACGCTTCAGATCTATCCAGAGATCATGATCGTGGGTCTCGGTCGGGCACACGGAAAAAAGATCCATCAGGGGATGGACAGCGATACTTCCTGTTTTGCCTGGAAATCCAGACGGGTCGTATAGCGTCCCGCCGAGTGCCCGGCACCGGATACGCGTCCTTCCGCCAGATCCCGGAGCAGTATCTCCCGGATCACCATGCTTGCATACACCTGAATATAACTGCGCTGCTCATGGGTCCACCATCGGTTGACCGGAGCCGAATACCCACAGTACGGGCAGGAACTGTCGGTCACCGTATCCTCTTCAAATGAGTAGAGGCGGTTGGAGTTCAGTACATTGAAGGAATTCAGACGTGCTCTGGAGATGCGCCCGATCTCCTGCTCAGTCAGTTGCATCTTGAAGGTCCGCTCACATGAGGGGCAGGACCGTGCAATATACCCATCATCGTCAAAAGGAAATGGAATACGGATGTTGATGTCGCTCAAGGCATCACCCCGGGGATCACAACGCTACGGCATCGACCGGCACCGGATCTCCCACTCAGAATGCAACAGACCCAGATAAATACCCTTCGACTTTATCCTTCATGTTCAATAGAAAAATATGATTTAATTGGGAAATAATAACGAAAATAGCCCAAATTAATGACCTATTTTGACAGCAGAGCAGATATTGCCAAAAAGATGGCCATGACACGGCCCCGGCATCCGTCCCCTGCATGGACACACACCTCACTCGGCCCCGAGCGCCTCGATCGGATTGAGTTTTGCCGCCCGTATCGCCGGATACACACCGGAGAGCACACAGACGATGATCCCGATCGCCATGCCGAGGGGGGCATAGAGCAGGGTCTGCGGGGCGAAGAAATAGGTGGTGTCCTGGAACATCACCGATACGAGGGCATATCCGCCGATCAGACTGACAAGCGCCCCCACCGCCGAACCCGCCACACCAAGGATTGCGGCCTCATACAGGAATATCAGGCTGATCTCGTGTTTCTGGACGCCGATGGAACGCAGGATCCCGATCTCCTTGATCCGTTCGGAGACCGACATCAGCATCACGTTGAAGATGCTCACCGCCGCCACAATCAGGGATATCCCGCCGATTGCCATGACAAACAGCGAGATGTTCCCGAGCGCCTCGTTGATCATGTCCAGAAACGCACGGGAGTCCCAGACCGTCACCGTCTCCTCACGACGGTTCATTTTCGTCTCGATCGAATCCTTGACGCGGTCGATGTCGTTGATGTCGTCCACCACCACCTGGACCATATCATAGCCCGAATCCCCATAGGTCGAGGTAAACCAGGTGTCAGAGACGATGATTCCGCTGTCGGTCATCATGGTTCCGGAAAAACCCGATTCCTCCAGGATGCCGACAACCCGCACCGTCTTTATACGGGTGTCCTCCCGCCCCACGGCAATCCTGGACCCCACCCGCATATCATATTCGCTCGCCAGCGTCGGTCCGACCAGCGCCCCCTCTCCCCCCCGGAGAGAGACCCCATCCGCGACCTCGGCGATGTCTTCGATATCGCCGGGGTCAAGGGCATAGATCGCCGCATACCCGGAGGTCGATCCGACGGCAATCCGGTCGGACCCCGCATGGATGGGGATCACCGTGTTTGCACCTGCCGCCAGTTTGATATCGCGCACCTGCCGCTCGGTGATCCCGCCGTCGTCCCCTGAGACCGCCTTCGGGTAGATGACCAGGGCATTGGCCCCCTCGGAGAGCTGCGAGGAGACGCTGAGCTGCAGGGTCGAACCCATGATCCCCATGGCCGTGATCGCCAGCACGCCGATGACGATGCCGACCGCCGCAAGCAGGGAGCGGAGAAAGTGCAGCCTGACATTCCGGCGTGCAAGGTCAAAGAGGATGCGAGAGAAGATCATCCGACGATCCTCCCGTCCAGAATGGTGATGATCCGGTCGGCGTAGTCCGCAGTCTGCCGGTCATGGGTGACCATAACAATCGTCCTGCCCTGCCGGTGGAGGTCGGCGAGCAGGTCCATGATCTGCTCGCCGGTGCGGGAATCCAGGTTGCCGGTGGGTTCGTCGGCGAGCAGGATCCGGGGATCGTTTGCGAGTGCCCGTGCGATCGCCACCCGCTGCTGCTGCCCGCCCGAGAGTTCGGGGGGGGTGTGGGTGATCACCTCTCCTTCAAGCCCCACCTGCCGCAGGAGATCGATGGGGCGGTCCGCGGCACTCCGGTGCCTGTTTTTCATGATCAGGGGGAGTTCGACATTTTCATATGCGGTGAGGAGGGGGATGAGGTTGAACTTCTGGAAGATGAAGCCGATGGCGTCGCGACGCAGCTCAGTCAGTTCAAAATCGGTCATCGAACCAACATCCCGCCCGTCGATCAGCAGACTGCCCGAGGTCGGGACGTCCAGGCAGCCGATCTGGTTCAGGAGCGTGGACTTGCCTGACCCCGAGGAACCCATGATCGCAACGAACTCGCCCTCCAGAATCTCCAGGGAGAGACCATCCAGTGCGACCACGTCCCCAGCAGGACGCGGATAGACCTTTCTCACATCCTTCATCTCGATTACCGGCATGGCCATCGCAGAAAAACTCCTGTCTCAGTGGTATGGGGTTCCCGCACCCGGAGGGAGGGGTGCGGGGCGTATTCTCATACTTATCTCACCCCTCACTATATATTTGCCGACTGCCGCACCGGATAGCTACATATGCGCCGACTCTAAGTGATCATACGGATGTTTCTCGCCTGCCACCTCATCGCCGGGATTGTCATCGGCATCATCATTGCCCGGGCATGCGGGGACCGCCGGGCCATCCCCGCCTGTGCCCTCGGCGCACTCATCCCCGACATCGTCGACAAACCCCTCGGCCACATCTTCCTTGCGGAATCGCTCGGATACGGCAGGATCTATCTGCATACCCTCCTCTTCCTGGTCATCGTGCTGGCGATTGGCGCCCTGATCTTCTGGCGCTCCAGAAACGTGCTTGTGCTCGCCGCAGGAGCGGGCATCGCCTCCCACCAGGTGCTGGATGCCATGTGGCGCGAACCCACAAACTGGTATTACCCATTTCTCGGGCCCTTCAGCGGCTCCGGCGACACCACATCGTTCATGGACCTCGTGATCTCCGAAATTTCGGCACCGAGCGAATGGCTCCTCCTCGTTGCGACAGCAATCTTCTGCCTGTTCCTGTTCTATCGGGGGGAGAGTATCATCGGGGGCAGGGCGCTTGAACGGATCCTCCCCCCCCTCGGCATCCTGCTCATCCTCGTCGGCATCTGGACGGCAGGCGCCGGCGTGCTGGATATCACCGCACCCCTCACCGGGTGGGAGAGCGCCGAGGACAACATCCTCTGCGGGGCGGTGATCGCCCTTTCGGGGTGTGCGGCACTCTTTTTCAGGACGAACGGATCCGGGACGAACCCCTGAGGGCGCAAACCAGAGTGTACCGCCGGGAGAGTGTGGCGCCGGGGCACCCTCCATTGTGATCTCCCCACCCTGTTCCTGTGGAAGGTTCATCCACCCACTCCAGATTCGCACCGGCAGGTTTCGTGATCGCATGAAAGTGCCATTCGTTCAGGTGGAGAGGCACCGGGATTGAGACATCACCGGGGGAGATGATGTCAGCGTTGTTGTATTGACCTCACCCCCATTCAGCCTGCGACGATTTACACGGGGAAGACCCCTCATCTCAGTTGCCTGAGAGAACCGTCTTCGCCCTCTCCTCATGGCAGGGGGAGGAGCGGGAAAGCGAGAGAAACAGGAACATCAATTTTCTTAAAGTAAAATCCACGACCCAATAGAGCAAAAAATAGAAAAAATGGGGTTTTAACGCCGCTGCATGTAGAGGTATGCACCGGCGGCCACGACCACGATCACAATGACCAGGATGATCCAGGTCATCGGGAGACCGCCCTCACCGGACGGTGCTGCAGTGGTCGAGGGAACGGTCGTCACCGGGGGCACCGTGGTCGACGGGGTCGTCGGTTCCTGCGTGACCGGGGTCACGACTGCAGCGTCGGTGAAGAGACCGTAGGTGCTGAAGTGGGTGATCGACGCTGTCACAGTGTGGGTGGCGGCGTCAACGACCGTCGGGACGTTCTCCCAGACCTGGGTCGTCGGGTTGTACCACTTCACGACAAGATTGTCCGGGTTGCCGCCTGCCTCTGCAAGCGCCGTGGCCCATTCCTCATCGCTCAGGTTGAAGGTGAGGTCGATTGCCGGGGCGAAGGTGGCGCCTGCCGGCGAACACTCCACCGCATACCCAAGGAAGGCGAACGAGACACCGGACGGGACCGCCGGCACATCGTCGAGTTCACTGATCTCGATCTCCTTCAGGGCATTGCCGTCGGCGTCGAGGGCGGTCACACCCGTATTCAGGTAGAGGTCAGCGCGTTTCTCCTGAGAGTAGACCATGTAGGGCTTGAGCACACCGCCCCAGGAGGCGGTGAGGATCTCGGCCGAACCGGTCGAGGTGGAGGTGGTCACGGAGCTGCCGCCGCCGCCACCGCCGCCACTCGGGGCGTTCACGGTGATGGTGGCGACCGCCGAGTCGTTGCCGAGCGGACCGGTGACCGTCAGGTTCGCCACATAGGTGCCGGCGTTGACATAGACATGGGTCGGGTTCTGCTCGATGGAGGTGGCGCCGTCACCAAAGTCCCAGGCCCATGCGGTGATGTTCCCGGTGGAGAGGTCGGTGAAGGTGACCGTCAGCGGGGCGGTGCCGGTGGTCGGGGTTGCGGTGAAGACTGCCGCCGGCACCGGTGAGGTGACGACGAGCGTCTGCTGGGTGGTGTCGCTGCCGCCAAAGCCCGTCACCGTCAGGTTCACGAGGTAGGTGCCGGGTGCGGCGTAGGTGTGGGTCGGCGGGTTCTGCACGGTGGAGGTGGTGCCGTCGCCGAACTCCCATGCCCAGGTGTTGATGTTCCCGGTGGACTCGTCGGCGAAGGTGACCGCCAGCGGGGCAAACCCGGTCGTCGGGGTCATGTTGAAGTCTGCCACCGGGGCACCGGGGGTGCGCACCTGGATCTGGTGGACGCCAAAGGCCTGGACCGTGCCGTTCACATGTTCGGCCACCAGGTAGACACCATAGGTGCCGGCGAGCAGACCGTCGGTCGGGACCGAGACGGTGGTGGTGTTCGAGGCGACTGCATACCCGGCGGCGTCAGGGCTTGCATAGATGTTGCCGTAGAGTTTCTTTGTCGCCGGGATGCCGTCATAGGTCAGGTTGGCGCGGATCATGTCCACATTGAGGGCGCTAGCGTCGATACCGACCGTCGCATCCCAGGTGGCGTCCCTGAGCACGACCGCCGAAACACGCCGGGCGGATGTGGTGAAGGAGGCATCGAAGTCGGTGCCGCGGTTGACGGATGCGGGCACCGTCCCGACCTCGTTGGTGTTCATCACGGTGAACGGCATCGCCTCAACAAAGCCGATGCGGTCGTCGTCCACGCTGATGGCGGCGATGATGTAGTCACCGGCCGGGAAGACGAGGTCCGGGAGGGCCTGCGTGCTGAGGCGGTAACCGGTGCTCAGGTTCACCTGGTTGGCAGACAGCGCCAGCGTGTCCATGATCTTCCCGGAGGCCGGGATGGTGATGGCATTGCCCTGCTGGGTGCCCGGCACCTCAGAGAGGGTGCCGATGTCGTTGACCGTATACTTGCAGTAGCCGCCGTTGATGAAGAACCAGGCGTTCTGCTGGATCAGTTTGTTGTAGTCGACGTCACCCTCGGCAGATTTGCCCTCGTTTGCCATCTGGGCAAGATAACTCTCGTTCGCCTCGAGGATCAGGAGGTTGGCTCCGTCGATGTAGGGTGCCTGCACCTGGAAGTTGAGCACGCTGCCCGGGTTATAGGTCCAGATATTGTCATAGGTGTCGGCACCGGTGTAGGTCGCATTGGCGGTGTCATCGACATCCACATAGGTGTCGTTCGTGACCTGACCCACATGCGTCACCGAGCGGGCGATGTCGCCGAGCGTTGGGAAGGGCACCTCGCGGGCATTGTAGAGGGTAACCGACCCCTGTGCGGTGAGGTCAAGCTGCCGCATCGCCGTGAAGTTCGTGTCGATGCCTGAGATCGTGCCCATCTTTGTCGAATTTATCCAGGCCATGTAGTTGTAATACAGGTGGAAGGGCACATAGGCGACGTTCTCCGCCTCGTCGAGGGCGGCAAACACCATGTTCCGGTTGCCGACCGAAATGCTGACACTCCCCGCACCGACGGCGTCGGTCGAGGTGAAGAAGATCTCCTGTGTGTCGTTGTCCATGAGGCGGACGGTGTCCGCACCGGCGACGTTCCAGTTGAAGTTCAGCGTCTCTTCGGCCTCGACATAGTCGTCACCATCGGTTCCGGCGATGGCGAAGGCGTTGATCACCGGCGGGACGGTGTCGATCGTGAAGCTCCAGTTGAGGTAGCGATCGGACGGCGGGAGCAGGAGGTCGGTGCCGGTGACGTTCACGTACCAGACCCCGTCGGCCATCGCCGGCGGTGTCATATTAACAACATAGCCTTCAATATAATCGAAATCCAGCGGGATGGTCTGCGCCCCGTAGAGCGTCATGGTGAAGGTGGCCGGATTGATCTGCTGGGCAAAGGCAGAGATCTGCACAGGCTGCACATTGCTGGCGCCTGTCGGGTACGGCCTCGAGAAACCGACCGGCGAAACCTCGATCAGTTTTTCCACGGTGTCTCGGTTTCCTTTCGGGTCGCTGGCCATCACCTTGAGGGTCACGGCCTCATAGACCGGCCAGGTGACCTGGGTGTCGAAGGTCCAGGTGTCGGAGGCGGTCTGCGTCAGCGGGAGTACAACAGTCTGGTTGTAGGTGCCGTTGTCAATCCATGCGGTGGCACTGTTGCCCCAGACGCCACCGACATCCATGATGCTGCCGGTGATGCTGAAGGTCGAGGAGACCGTGGCAGGCGTGGTGATGGTGATGGCAGGGGGGACCTGGTCGAGGGTGGCGACCGTGCCGTTCTGGATGGTGACACTCGTCTTCAACTCAACGAGATCGGTGTCTCGTACCGAATTCACCTTGATCGTAATCGGAGAGATGCTTCCATCAGAAGGATCCTTGACCGCTCCAAACCTCAGATCAGCCAGCAAGACTGGGCCAATCGGGTAACCGGATGCATCAAAACCATTGATCGTGATGACATTGCCCACCGGGTTGATGTTCGATGCATTCTTTTTCACCCCATCTACATAGGCAATGATCGTATCATTAAAGGTCAGCTGGACATTATATGCCCCGGCTGCCGGATCAAACTGGTTATCCAGATAAAGATGAACCGTTCCAGGATCAGCCTGCGTTACGTCTGTCGCATTGGTCACATAGACCGTCCCTGTTCCAGCCGCCTGCGCCGTTCCAAGGCAGCAAAGCAGCAAAAAACAGGAGATAAACAATAATCGGGATTTATCCATCATTGCACCTCCTCAATTGTATTATGATGTCTTCTCCAACATATTAAACCAGCAACACAAATTGATATAAAGATTCCGGAACACGAGAGGGGCGATTTCTGCGGAGAGGTCTGCGTAGCGACAGTTGAAGCCTCAGATGCCGAAATACCCGTTGTAACAGTGATCTCCTCTGCTGTTGTGGCGATCGGAGTTATGTCGGATTCGGGTGCGCCGCCGGTGTCATCACCATTGTCTTCCTGAACCGAGGGTCCAGATGTAGCAACTTCTGTAGTTTGTGGAGTTGTATCTTCTGAACCTCCGGGAGTCTGAATACCGGCAGAGTCATCTGAGTCTTCCGGACCCTCTTCTGTCGGGGTAACCGGCACTGCATAATCAGCATTGGTCCGCGGAATTTCATCAGATCTCTGGTTGAGCAGAGAGCGTACCCTGATATCCAGTGAAGCAGGATCACCCGTCACCGTCAACGAGGCCACAGGAACATCCCCGGTGAGTATTTCAGAAACCTGGAATCCGGCCAGAATCACCATACCGTCCTGCTGATCATTGACCGCCCCGCTGAAGGGGGAGGAGAGTGTAACGCCCGACACCTGAACATCCTCCGGATAGAGAAGGACGATATCAAACGCACCAAGCCCTATGCCGTCATCCGGCACACCGGCGACGATAAGAGAATTGTTCTCGTAGATGACAGAAGCGGCAATAGTCGGTGAAACCAGACTAATTGTCAGAACAGCCAGAAAAATCAAAAATGGTGATTTTTTCATATTACCTCCTTAGTTGAGATCAGGGATTAGCCCTGCATCATACTGGGCAATCCTGAGTGCATCAGCAATATTGACCATCTGGTCACCTGTGACATCACAGTAGCCATAGGTTTCGGGGGCACCCTTAATATACGCATCAAACTGGGCAACACGAAGGGCATCCCAGATACCAACAATGTCCTCCCCGACAAGTGACTGACCCGCAAGACCTCCGGTGATCCTGATTGAGACTTCAGAAACGCCATCAGGTGCATTGTAAATGACGATAGTCGCATTGGTGGTTACAAACTCCTGATACGGATCCAGATTGGAGAACGAACCATTCCTGACCTCATATTCACTCGAGTTCAGAATCTCTCCGTTCAGCGTGACCACCGGGTCGTTCAGCATGAAGCGCTCCGGGAACTCAAGGGCAAGCCCAAGCATTCCGCCGTTGCCAACAAGTGTCGCGTTGTAGGTGGCGTTCTCGGCAAAGCCCGCCGAAAGCACGGCCGGAACCTCGGAGACACCGCCCAGTGAACCGCTCCCCTGCGAGAGGATGAGGCGCGGCGTCGTGAGATCGGTCGGCATCATCACCGTGACACTGGTGTTGCTGTTCGCTGTGACGGCAACGGTGTCGTTGACGGTGATGTAGCCCTCCTTCGAGACCGAGAGCGGGTAGGTGCCCGCGAGC from Methanofollis fontis encodes the following:
- a CDS encoding ABC transporter permease; protein product: MIFSRILFDLARRNVRLHFLRSLLAAVGIVIGVLAITAMGIMGSTLQLSVSSQLSEGANALVIYPKAVSGDDGGITERQVRDIKLAAGANTVIPIHAGSDRIAVGSTSGYAAIYALDPGDIEDIAEVADGVSLRGGEGALVGPTLASEYDMRVGSRIAVGREDTRIKTVRVVGILEESGFSGTMMTDSGIIVSDTWFTSTYGDSGYDMVQVVVDDINDIDRVKDSIETKMNRREETVTVWDSRAFLDMINEALGNISLFVMAIGGISLIVAAVSIFNVMLMSVSERIKEIGILRSIGVQKHEISLIFLYEAAILGVAGSAVGALVSLIGGYALVSVMFQDTTYFFAPQTLLYAPLGMAIGIIVCVLSGVYPAIRAAKLNPIEALGAE
- a CDS encoding metal-dependent hydrolase, which translates into the protein MFLACHLIAGIVIGIIIARACGDRRAIPACALGALIPDIVDKPLGHIFLAESLGYGRIYLHTLLFLVIVLAIGALIFWRSRNVLVLAAGAGIASHQVLDAMWREPTNWYYPFLGPFSGSGDTTSFMDLVISEISAPSEWLLLVATAIFCLFLFYRGESIIGGRALERILPPLGILLILVGIWTAGAGVLDITAPLTGWESAEDNILCGAVIALSGCAALFFRTNGSGTNP
- a CDS encoding ABC transporter ATP-binding protein, giving the protein MAMPVIEMKDVRKVYPRPAGDVVALDGLSLEILEGEFVAIMGSSGSGKSTLLNQIGCLDVPTSGSLLIDGRDVGSMTDFELTELRRDAIGFIFQKFNLIPLLTAYENVELPLIMKNRHRSAADRPIDLLRQVGLEGEVITHTPPELSGGQQQRVAIARALANDPRILLADEPTGNLDSRTGEQIMDLLADLHRQGRTIVMVTHDRQTADYADRIITILDGRIVG
- a CDS encoding hybrid sensor histidine kinase/response regulator, with translation MISILYVDDEPGLLEIGKIFLEMNDDFSVDTAGSAEQALQKLTDQRYDIVISDYQMPGTDGIGLLKAIRGWSDSLPFILFTGRGREEVAIEALNNGADFYLQKGGAPEAQFTELAHKVRQAVLRRRAETKFSRIFNHASDPIFIHDMEGRIIEANQRALDVFGYSHDEMIGMDVRSIHPEGDRHLSEEAFRRIGGNEQIIFEIRCIDREGQTFPAEISASRFDLGGRQVIQGVVHDLSERLESEQTYREIFNATGEAILVADPETGEYIDANRSAREMFGMGEGRIHNLRLGDLSTGTPPYDREGVIGLAERAHEKGPQVVVWHVRQRDGTPFWIEATFREAKLNGKRRVLFVARDISDRLRADRAMRLVQYGVEQGRDIACWLDSTGRIVYINEAAFRLLRYSREELLGMHIWDIDPEFTPEEWGRHLASIQKGGSIAVDSSFRTRHGLMIPMEITCTHTSFEGEEGCFCFARDVTELKESEIRLVQVNKKLNLLSSVTRHDILNTLTVLHGYLEIIEDETEEPAILNYLKKSEEAAGAIRNQIEFTRTYQDLGVHAPVWQGLRPLLTRLRTDGVALQVECGGVEVYADPLLRKVFENLMDNSIRHGGHVTEVRVGCRDEEGTLILTWEDNGTGIPPAEKERIFARGYGRNTGLGLYLAREVLGITGCGIIEEGEEGQGARFVISVPAGRHRRVREQNPRPGSGDPLTPLSGPHR
- a CDS encoding PKD domain-containing protein codes for the protein MMDKSRLLFISCFLLLCCLGTAQAAGTGTVYVTNATDVTQADPGTVHLYLDNQFDPAAGAYNVQLTFNDTIIAYVDGVKKNASNINPVGNVITINGFDASGYPIGPVLLADLRFGAVKDPSDGSISPITIKVNSVRDTDLVELKTSVTIQNGTVATLDQVPPAITITTPATVSSTFSITGSIMDVGGVWGNSATAWIDNGTYNQTVVLPLTQTASDTWTFDTQVTWPVYEAVTLKVMASDPKGNRDTVEKLIEVSPVGFSRPYPTGASNVQPVQISAFAQQINPATFTMTLYGAQTIPLDFDYIEGYVVNMTPPAMADGVWYVNVTGTDLLLPPSDRYLNWSFTIDTVPPVINAFAIAGTDGDDYVEAEETLNFNWNVAGADTVRLMDNDTQEIFFTSTDAVGAGSVSISVGNRNMVFAALDEAENVAYVPFHLYYNYMAWINSTKMGTISGIDTNFTAMRQLDLTAQGSVTLYNAREVPFPTLGDIARSVTHVGQVTNDTYVDVDDTANATYTGADTYDNIWTYNPGSVLNFQVQAPYIDGANLLILEANESYLAQMANEGKSAEGDVDYNKLIQQNAWFFINGGYCKYTVNDIGTLSEVPGTQQGNAITIPASGKIMDTLALSANQVNLSTGYRLSTQALPDLVFPAGDYIIAAISVDDDRIGFVEAMPFTVMNTNEVGTVPASVNRGTDFDASFTTSARRVSAVVLRDATWDATVGIDASALNVDMIRANLTYDGIPATKKLYGNIYASPDAAGYAVASNTTTVSVPTDGLLAGTYGVYLVAEHVNGTVQAFGVHQIQVRTPGAPVADFNMTPTTGFAPLAVTFADESTGNINTWAWEFGDGTTSTVQNPPTHTYAAPGTYLVNLTVTGFGGSDTTQQTLVVTSPVPAAVFTATPTTGTAPLTVTFTDLSTGNITAWAWDFGDGATSIEQNPTHVYVNAGTYVANLTVTGPLGNDSAVATITVNAPSGGGGGGGSSVTTSTSTGSAEILTASWGGVLKPYMVYSQEKRADLYLNTGVTALDADGNALKEIEISELDDVPAVPSGVSFAFLGYAVECSPAGATFAPAIDLTFNLSDEEWATALAEAGGNPDNLVVKWYNPTTQVWENVPTVVDAATHTVTASITHFSTYGLFTDAAVVTPVTQEPTTPSTTVPPVTTVPSTTAAPSGEGGLPMTWIILVIVIVVVAAGAYLYMQRR